One genomic segment of Aquipluma nitroreducens includes these proteins:
- a CDS encoding sulfite exporter TauE/SafE family protein, with amino-acid sequence MDFITPLTIGLIGSFHCIGMCGPIVVALPLKKHNLLSKITGAILYNSGRVLTYSFIGILFGLLGRGISLAGFQQWTSILLGIAMIISVLFPFFFREKITIGNLFSGFASRLILRLKKLFTDRSYSSLLMIGILNGLLPCGLVYVAIAGAISSGTVITGALFMMLFGIGTIPLLLIATLASDAIGQRIRSKMQRVVPYFVFMLGVLFILRGMSLGIPYVSPTGEKLAPKAMVEKGSCCK; translated from the coding sequence ATGGACTTCATTACACCTTTAACCATTGGCTTAATTGGCAGTTTTCACTGCATCGGAATGTGTGGCCCAATCGTAGTTGCGCTTCCGCTGAAAAAACACAATTTGCTTTCAAAAATTACCGGAGCAATTTTATATAACTCGGGTAGGGTGCTTACTTACAGTTTTATTGGCATTTTGTTCGGATTGCTGGGGCGTGGAATTAGTCTGGCCGGATTTCAGCAATGGACTTCAATTCTGCTTGGTATTGCCATGATAATAAGCGTTTTATTTCCCTTCTTCTTTCGTGAAAAAATTACCATCGGAAATTTATTTAGCGGTTTCGCGTCAAGGTTGATTCTCAGGCTAAAGAAACTTTTCACGGATCGTTCATATTCTTCACTTCTAATGATTGGAATCCTTAATGGCTTGCTGCCCTGCGGACTGGTTTATGTTGCCATTGCGGGAGCAATCAGTTCAGGAACAGTAATAACTGGCGCTCTGTTTATGATGCTTTTTGGAATCGGAACCATTCCATTACTGCTGATTGCGACTTTGGCAAGTGATGCTATTGGTCAACGAATTCGTTCGAAGATGCAACGGGTAGTACCTTATTTTGTGTTCATGCTCGGAGTTCTTTTTATTTTGAGAGGAATGTCATTGGGAATTCCTTATGTAAGTCCTACCGGAGAGAAACTGGCACCCAAAGCGATGGTTGAAAAAGGTAGTTGCTGTAAATAA
- a CDS encoding FixH family protein has protein sequence MKINWGTGIVIALVVMIGGMIYLVSIAVRQDYDLVDNDYYQKSVNYQQHIEEVKNTAALPEKIRLEQTDDSLKLTFPKLSGLSDYSGNIHFYSPVEEKRDETIKLKLTDNYSQSIGLKSLKSGRYTVKIDWSANKVSYYQEEDILVSSDQSQ, from the coding sequence ATGAAAATCAATTGGGGAACAGGAATCGTAATTGCACTGGTTGTGATGATCGGAGGAATGATCTATCTGGTTTCGATTGCTGTACGTCAGGATTACGACTTGGTGGACAATGATTATTATCAGAAATCGGTCAATTACCAGCAGCACATCGAAGAGGTGAAAAATACAGCGGCGCTGCCTGAAAAGATTCGGCTCGAACAAACTGATGACTCGCTTAAACTGACTTTCCCAAAGCTTTCCGGGTTGTCTGATTATTCAGGGAATATTCATTTTTACAGTCCGGTTGAAGAAAAAAGAGATGAGACCATCAAGTTGAAGCTGACTGACAATTATAGCCAGTCGATTGGTTTAAAAAGCCTGAAGAGTGGGAGATACACCGTTAAAATTGACTGGTCGGCAAACAAAGTTTCGTATTATCAGGAAGAGGATATTTTAGTGAGCAGTGATCAGTCTCAGTAA
- the ccoG gene encoding cytochrome c oxidase accessory protein CcoG — MENPEDYRESTFRDRPTTFSKEGKRLWLFPKMPKGKLYNIRRVIAWALLAFFYLAPFLKFRGEPLVFLNFLERKFVLFGSTFYPQDFYLLVLAVIALVVFIVLFTVIYGRIFCGWVCPQTVFLEFLYRPIEYLIDGDSSEQQKLANQEMDATKMLKRILKHGIYLIISFFTILTFMAYVIGTGEVGQMLKGWPLEGFGILMGVWAFTGAHYFVFAWFREQVCTMVCPYGRLQGVMLDVNTILVAYDYKRGEPRGRGEKGDCINCRKCVAVCPTGIDIRNGTQLECINCTACIDACNSVMSVINKPTGLIRFASEKSISEGKKVKFNARVIAYSAVLFSLLVLITYLFTVRGSFETHIIRAQGTMFQEYGPDSYSNLYNLELVNKTNSDVKVALKLLFPEGEILVMGDSLKAGKGEVAQRNLLIVLKKSDVKSSNNHLEIGVYEAGKLINTISSTFVGPNSLDK; from the coding sequence ATGGAAAACCCTGAAGACTACCGGGAATCAACATTCAGAGACCGACCAACCACTTTCAGTAAAGAAGGTAAGCGACTTTGGCTGTTTCCCAAAATGCCTAAAGGCAAACTGTACAATATCCGCAGGGTAATTGCCTGGGCATTGCTGGCATTCTTTTACCTGGCGCCTTTTCTGAAATTCAGGGGCGAACCGCTGGTTTTCCTGAACTTTCTGGAACGAAAATTTGTATTGTTTGGTAGTACATTTTACCCACAGGATTTTTATTTACTGGTACTTGCCGTCATAGCGCTTGTTGTTTTTATCGTGCTGTTTACTGTTATCTACGGAAGGATTTTTTGCGGATGGGTTTGTCCACAAACTGTTTTTCTGGAGTTTTTGTATCGCCCTATTGAATACCTGATCGATGGTGATTCAAGTGAGCAACAAAAACTTGCGAATCAGGAAATGGACGCCACAAAAATGCTTAAACGAATACTTAAGCATGGAATTTACCTGATCATTTCGTTTTTTACAATTCTGACTTTTATGGCCTATGTAATTGGCACTGGTGAGGTGGGTCAAATGCTGAAAGGCTGGCCATTGGAAGGATTTGGAATATTGATGGGTGTTTGGGCTTTTACCGGGGCGCATTATTTCGTTTTTGCCTGGTTTCGCGAGCAGGTTTGCACCATGGTTTGTCCGTATGGCCGTTTGCAGGGTGTAATGCTTGATGTCAATACCATTTTGGTTGCTTACGATTATAAGCGCGGCGAACCTCGTGGCAGAGGTGAGAAAGGTGATTGTATCAATTGCCGCAAATGTGTAGCAGTATGCCCAACCGGTATTGACATTCGCAACGGAACCCAATTGGAATGTATTAACTGCACCGCTTGTATCGATGCCTGTAATTCGGTGATGAGTGTAATCAATAAACCCACCGGATTGATCCGTTTTGCTTCCGAAAAATCAATTTCAGAAGGGAAAAAGGTTAAGTTTAATGCACGGGTTATCGCTTATTCTGCGGTATTGTTTTCATTACTTGTTCTGATTACCTACCTGTTTACGGTGCGTGGAAGTTTTGAAACACACATCATCCGTGCCCAGGGAACCATGTTTCAGGAATATGGGCCAGATAGTTACAGCAACCTTTATAATTTAGAATTAGTCAACAAAACGAATTCTGATGTTAAGGTCGCCTTAAAACTATTATTTCCTGAAGGTGAAATCCTGGTGATGGGCGATTCGCTCAAGGCTGGAAAGGGTGAAGTGGCGCAACGAAATTTGCTTATCGTTCTGAAAAAATCGGATGTTAAATCGTCGAACAATCATTTGGAGATAGGTGTTTACGAAGCCGGGAAGCTGATCAACACGATTTCCTCAACATTTGTAGGGCCTAATTCGCTGGATAAATAA